From a region of the Eretmochelys imbricata isolate rEreImb1 chromosome 6, rEreImb1.hap1, whole genome shotgun sequence genome:
- the LOC144266570 gene encoding uncharacterized protein LOC144266570: protein MGINDWKNLSHILLRHIKAHHHIESMHKLCGLSIRLKNQTTLDARNQRLLESEKQHWCRVLELLLSIVEYLSTNSLAFRGSVEKLFQPKNGNFLGLAQLLGKFDTEMSEHLRRVTENEIHDHYLGPRIQNELIMLMSDKVRDKIVSLITLAKYFAIILDCTPDISHQQQMLLVVRFVEISDSAQITVKESFITFLEVEDTTGFGLLQARTDELK from the coding sequence atGGGTATTAATGATTGGAAAAATCTTAGTCATATATTACTGCGACACATAAAGGCACACCACCACATTGAAAGTATGCACAAACTGTGTGGGCTGAGTATAAGGTTAAAAAATCAGACAACTCTTGATGCCCGAAATCAAAGATTGCTGGAGTCAGAGAAACAGCATTGGTGTCGTGTTCTTGAACTTCTATTATCTATTGTTGAATATCTATCAACAAACAGTCTTGCTTTTAGAGGAAGCGTTGAGAAATTATTCCAGCCCAAAAACGGTAATTTTTTGGGCCTTGCTCAACTGCTGGGAAAATTTGACACAGAGATGAGTGAACATCTTCGAAgagtaactgaaaatgaaatacatgacCACTATTTGGGaccaagaattcaaaatgaactgatcATGCTAATGAGTGATAAAGTGAGAGACAAAATTGTTTCATTGATtactttggcaaaatattttgccataATTCTAGATTGCACTCCGGACATAAGTCATCAACAACAGATGTTGTTAGTAGTGAGATTTGTTGAAATTAGTGATTCAGCACAGATTACAGTTAAGGAAtcatttatcacatttttagAAGTAGAGGACACTACAGGTTTTGGACTTCTTCAAGCTCGCACTGATGAACTAAAATGA